The stretch of DNA GGTCGACCTTCAGGAAGTTGCCCGCGGCGTTCAGCTCGCTGAAGAAGTCGATTCCGGGCTGGAAGTCGTCGACCGATCCACCGTTCTGCACCGACGCGAGGCCGACGGCTGCGAAGGCGGAGCCGGCCTGGGTCGGGTCGCCGTTCAGCGCGACCTTGCCCGCGTACTCGGCGCCGAGGAGGTCCTCGAGCGACTCGGGGGCCGGCACGGCGTCGGGGTCGTAGCCGATCGACATGTAGCCGCCGTAGTCGCCGACCCAGAGGCCCGACTGCTCCTTGAGGGCGTCGGGGATGTCGTCCCAGGTCTCTACCTGGTACGGCGCGAACATGTCGGTGTTGGCGAGCGCGACGGCGGCGCCGAGGTCGAACACGTCGGGCGCGGTGTCCTGGCCCTCGAGGTTGGTGGCGGCGTCGATCTCGTCCTGGCTCGACCCGTCGGGGTTCGCCTCGTTGATGGTGATCTCGGGGTACTTCTCGGCGAACAGGTCGAGGATCTCGCCGTAGTTCGCCCAGTTGCGGGGCAGCGCGATGACGTTGAGCGCGCCTTCGGCCTTGGCGGCCTCTTCGAGGGCGGCCATGTCGCCGAAGTCGGCGAGGCTGGTGGCCGTCGCCGCGGCGGTTCCGTCGGTGCCTTCGGCCGGGGTCGCCGAGCAGCCGGCGAGGGTCAGGCCGGCGACACCGAGGACGGCGAGAGAAGCGAGCGCGGTGCGCATGCTCTTCACGGGGTTCTCCATTCTTGGCCGGCGGCTGCCCGTGCTGTGGTCGGGACGCGAACCACCGGCGGACCGAACGTAGGACCGCTCCGCTACGGCAGAGCGACGGAGAGGTGAACACCGGGTGCACGCTGGCGGAGCACTCGAGGCGGGGCGTCAGGGAGCGGTGTCGGGCGTCGGGTCTAGTGTCGAGCGCGATGGCGACCGCAGCGGTGGAGACGATGACGGCGGCTGCCGCGCGGCGCACCGCGCTCGCGGCGCAGGGCTTCGGCAGGCCCTCCGTGCCGCATCCGGGCACCCGTCAACTGAACGGGCTCATCGACCGACTGGGGCTGCTGCAGATCGACTCGGTCAACGTGTTCGAGCGCAGCCACTACCTGCCGGTCTTCGCCCGTCTCGGCGCGTACGACCGCTCCCTGCTCGACCGTCAGCTGTTCTCTCCTCCCGGGCGGTACGTCGAGTACCTCGCCCACGTCGCCTGCTTCGTGCCGGTCACGAGCTGGCCGCTGTTCCGGTGGCGCATGGAGCAGTACCGCGAGAAGCACACGGCGACCGACCCG from Herbiconiux sp. L3-i23 encodes:
- a CDS encoding ABC transporter substrate-binding protein, with product MRTALASLAVLGVAGLTLAGCSATPAEGTDGTAAATATSLADFGDMAALEEAAKAEGALNVIALPRNWANYGEILDLFAEKYPEITINEANPDGSSQDEIDAATNLEGQDTAPDVFDLGAAVALANTDMFAPYQVETWDDIPDALKEQSGLWVGDYGGYMSIGYDPDAVPAPESLEDLLGAEYAGKVALNGDPTQAGSAFAAVGLASVQNGGSVDDFQPGIDFFSELNAAGNFLKVDPDTSTITSGETPVVFDWDYLNAGLTAELEGQRNWEVVVLPGTGYAGYYNQAINKNAPHPAAARLWQEFLYSDEVQNLWLKGGARPVRAEAMVEAGTIDSDLYDALPEVPEETVVPTQEQSEAAATLLGENWASAVQ